The Geodermatophilaceae bacterium NBWT11 genome has a segment encoding these proteins:
- a CDS encoding FAD-binding protein — protein MPHPQLLAPLQLRGRTLPNRVVFCAHLTNQALDRRPTAAHTAYYAARAAGGAGLVITEEQAVTADDRPYEKVLDGTGPGIVDWYAELAAAVHPHGGLVLAQLNHNGGQGSSLHSRVPLLAPSPAADALFREVPRQATDADLAAVVTAFAAAAARCRAGGLDGVELQASQSSLLRAFLSPTANRRTDRWGGPVGHRARLLLEVVHAVRDALGPDLLLGVRLAAAEPDGTTTGDAVATARLLAGTGRVDLLSTTVGVATESLHLVEPSMATPPGYALPLAAHIRAALRADGSELPVVGVGRIVTADQAEHALATGSCDLVGIVRGQVADPDLVTKLRTGRADDVRPCTGCNTECAARVGANRWLGCQVSPRAGRESVVVPAPRRSRRVVVVGAGPAGLRAAATAAGRGHRVTLLEAGGAVGGQVAVAGAAPGRAGFGGLVAADLHACRRAGVEPRTGHRVTAAELLADRPDVVVLATGARPARPAWADDDGRVVDVVPVLTGAVTPAGSVLVVDELGGPHATSTAELLAAGDCRVEVVSGAFVAAQDLGPTLDRELWHRRAAAAGIAQTVERVVLGVHRRDDGRRSVRLLHHPTGAEEVRVVDWVVTAAPPTPADELWQELVDGGLEVHRIGDCLAPRGATAAVVEAERVVLAW, from the coding sequence GTGCCCCACCCGCAGCTCCTGGCCCCGCTGCAGCTGCGCGGCCGGACGCTGCCCAACCGCGTGGTGTTCTGCGCGCACCTGACCAACCAGGCGCTGGACCGGCGACCCACCGCAGCCCACACCGCGTACTACGCGGCCCGTGCGGCGGGCGGCGCCGGACTGGTGATCACCGAGGAGCAGGCGGTCACCGCCGACGACCGGCCCTACGAGAAGGTCCTCGACGGCACCGGCCCCGGCATCGTGGACTGGTACGCCGAGCTGGCCGCCGCGGTGCACCCGCACGGCGGACTCGTGCTCGCCCAGCTCAACCACAACGGCGGGCAGGGCAGCTCGCTGCACAGCCGGGTGCCGCTGCTGGCCCCCTCGCCGGCGGCCGACGCGCTGTTCCGCGAGGTCCCCCGGCAGGCCACCGACGCCGACCTCGCCGCCGTCGTCACCGCGTTCGCCGCGGCCGCCGCACGGTGCCGGGCCGGCGGGCTGGACGGCGTCGAGCTGCAGGCCTCGCAGTCCTCGCTGCTGCGCGCCTTCCTCTCCCCGACCGCCAACCGGCGCACCGACCGCTGGGGCGGGCCGGTCGGGCACCGGGCCCGGCTGCTGCTGGAGGTGGTGCACGCCGTCCGGGACGCACTGGGACCCGACCTGCTGCTCGGTGTCCGACTGGCCGCCGCCGAACCGGACGGGACGACGACCGGGGACGCCGTCGCGACCGCCCGGCTGCTGGCCGGCACCGGTCGGGTCGACCTGCTCTCCACCACCGTCGGGGTGGCCACCGAGTCCCTGCACCTCGTCGAGCCCTCGATGGCCACCCCGCCGGGCTACGCACTGCCGCTGGCCGCCCACATCCGAGCCGCCCTGCGCGCCGACGGCAGCGAGCTGCCGGTCGTCGGGGTGGGGCGGATCGTCACCGCGGACCAGGCCGAGCACGCCCTCGCCACCGGCTCCTGCGACCTGGTCGGCATCGTCCGCGGCCAGGTCGCCGACCCCGACCTGGTCACCAAGCTGCGCACCGGGCGGGCGGACGACGTCCGGCCCTGCACCGGCTGCAACACCGAGTGCGCCGCCCGGGTGGGGGCCAACCGCTGGCTGGGCTGCCAGGTGAGCCCACGGGCCGGCCGGGAGTCCGTCGTCGTGCCCGCCCCCCGGCGCAGCCGCCGCGTGGTGGTCGTCGGCGCCGGTCCGGCCGGGCTGCGGGCCGCGGCCACGGCCGCCGGTCGCGGGCACCGGGTCACCCTGCTGGAGGCCGGGGGCGCCGTCGGCGGGCAGGTCGCGGTGGCGGGTGCAGCCCCCGGGCGGGCCGGGTTCGGTGGGCTGGTCGCCGCCGACCTGCACGCCTGCCGGCGGGCCGGGGTGGAACCGCGCACCGGGCACCGGGTCACCGCCGCCGAGCTGCTGGCCGACCGGCCGGACGTCGTCGTGCTGGCCACCGGGGCCCGTCCGGCCCGGCCGGCCTGGGCCGACGACGACGGGCGGGTGGTCGACGTCGTCCCCGTGCTGACCGGAGCGGTGACGCCGGCCGGCTCGGTGCTGGTCGTCGACGAGCTCGGCGGGCCGCACGCGACGTCGACCGCCGAGCTGCTGGCCGCCGGGGACTGCCGGGTCGAGGTGGTCAGCGGCGCGTTCGTCGCCGCCCAGGACCTCGGCCCCACGCTGGACCGCGAGCTCTGGCACCGCCGGGCCGCCGCGGCAGGGATCGCCCAGACCGTCGAGCGGGTCGTCCTCGGCGTGCACCGCCGGGACGACGGCCGGCGGAGCGTCCGGCTGCTGCACCACCCGACCGGTGCCGAGGAGGTGCGGGTGGTCGACTGGGTCGTGACCGCCGCACCCCCCACCCCGGCCGACGAGCTGTGGCAGGAGCTCGTCGACGGCGGCCTCGAGGTGCACCGGATCGGTGACTGCCTGGCCCCGCGCGGTGCCACCGCCGCGGTGGTGGAGGCCGA
- a CDS encoding iron-siderophore ABC transporter substrate-binding protein produces MTLPPLRRPARCGEACLTLAPVKRALLLVTAVLLAGCSAEPAGEDSAASAAAPPSGIAPDALPDGYGSPAADGVFPRTVTHFGGTSEIPAEPERVVVVSTGQLDGVLSLGVVPVGATLASGAELVPGYLETAFPEVDLAAIGSVGLRLEPDLEAIAALQPDLVLVNTVGAETIGASLAGIAPTVVTEGTGVNWQQDLLLVASALGRTDRADALLGDLLDDAAEVGARVDGRTVSVVRIGSDRTRLFGVGSFVGSLLAAGDVPRPPDQQFTGTSQDLSEEQLTLADGDLLLYGVQAGAEDAAALSSSLWTGLPAVADGSAVQVDDEAWFLNAGPAAAQVVLDELDAALGG; encoded by the coding sequence CTGACTCTGCCACCGCTGCGCCGACCGGCCAGGTGTGGTGAGGCTTGCCTTACCCTGGCCCCGGTGAAGCGTGCCCTCCTCCTCGTCACCGCGGTGCTGCTGGCCGGCTGCTCCGCCGAGCCGGCCGGGGAGGACTCCGCGGCCTCGGCCGCGGCACCGCCCTCGGGGATCGCCCCGGACGCGCTGCCCGACGGCTACGGCTCGCCTGCTGCCGACGGCGTCTTCCCCCGCACGGTGACCCACTTCGGTGGCACCTCCGAGATCCCGGCCGAGCCCGAGCGCGTCGTCGTGGTCAGCACCGGGCAGCTGGACGGGGTGCTGTCGCTCGGGGTGGTGCCCGTCGGCGCCACCCTCGCCAGCGGGGCCGAGCTGGTGCCCGGGTACCTGGAGACCGCCTTCCCCGAGGTGGACCTGGCCGCGATCGGCTCGGTCGGGCTGCGGCTGGAGCCCGACCTCGAGGCGATCGCCGCGCTGCAGCCGGACCTGGTGCTGGTCAACACGGTGGGCGCCGAGACGATCGGGGCGTCGCTGGCCGGCATCGCCCCGACCGTGGTCACCGAGGGGACCGGGGTGAACTGGCAGCAGGACCTGCTGCTGGTCGCATCCGCCCTGGGCCGCACCGACCGGGCCGACGCCCTGCTCGGAGACCTGCTGGACGACGCGGCCGAAGTCGGCGCCCGGGTGGACGGGCGCACCGTCTCGGTCGTGCGGATCGGCTCGGACCGCACCCGGCTCTTCGGCGTCGGCTCCTTCGTGGGCAGCCTGCTGGCCGCCGGCGACGTCCCCCGCCCGCCCGACCAGCAGTTCACCGGGACCTCCCAGGACCTCAGCGAGGAGCAGCTCACCCTGGCCGACGGGGACCTGCTCCTCTACGGCGTCCAGGCCGGCGCCGAGGACGCTGCGGCGCTGTCCAGCTCGCTCTGGACCGGACTGCCCGCGGTCGCCGACGGCTCGGCCGTGCAGGTCGACGACGAGGCGTGGTTCCTCAACGCCGGGCCGGCCGCGGCGCAGGTGGTGCTCGACGAGCTCGACGCGGCCCTGGGGGGTTGA
- a CDS encoding pyridoxamine 5'-phosphate oxidase family protein, whose product MTEDHTRKVAELLKDERIGMFTTTAPDGTMISRPMALQEVEFDGDLWFFAARSSRKVTHITANPQVNVVVGSGSSWVSLTGRAAVVTDDAKKKELWNAGVAAWFPDGPDDDEIVLIEVDGDSAEYWDTPGGRVSTLLSFAKAKVTGEPFSGGENEKVDLP is encoded by the coding sequence ATGACTGAGGACCACACCCGCAAGGTCGCCGAACTGCTGAAGGACGAGCGGATCGGCATGTTCACCACCACCGCTCCCGACGGCACCATGATCAGCCGGCCGATGGCGCTGCAGGAGGTCGAGTTCGACGGCGACCTGTGGTTCTTCGCCGCCCGCAGCTCCCGCAAGGTCACCCACATCACGGCGAACCCGCAGGTCAACGTGGTGGTCGGATCGGGCAGCTCGTGGGTCTCGCTGACCGGTCGGGCCGCGGTGGTCACCGACGACGCGAAGAAGAAGGAGCTGTGGAACGCCGGAGTCGCCGCCTGGTTCCCCGACGGGCCCGACGACGACGAGATCGTGCTGATCGAGGTGGACGGCGACAGCGCCGAGTACTGGGACACCCCCGGCGGCCGCGTCTCGACCCTGCTGAGCTTCGCCAAGGCCAAGGTCACCGGCGAGCCCTTCTCCGGCGGCGAGAACGAGAAGGTCGACCTGCCCTGA
- a CDS encoding MoxR family ATPase: protein MDDSTITGSRVTGLDAGTVREVRARVATHLVGRERETDLLLAAVAAGRDVLLEGPPGTSKSTLLRSITAEWGIPLLFVEGNADLTPTRLVGHHNPARVLREDYTADNFVPGPLVEAMRQGGFLYVEEFNRAPEDTLNTLLTAMAERRITVPTVGTVDAAPTFRVVASMNPYDAVGTTRMPTSVSDRMCRLAVDYQDAEAERGIVGRRTGVESPRLVADAVALTRATRERDDVRQGSSVRGAIDVALVAAQLAAMRGVPLPDEPSVAPPRGLPEDYTAVVWDAVMLALSGRVHLDEIAEQTPEGVLREIWEDHFLLQPAAAEPG from the coding sequence ATGGACGACAGCACCATCACCGGCAGCCGGGTCACCGGTCTGGACGCAGGCACGGTCCGCGAGGTCCGTGCCCGGGTCGCCACCCACCTGGTCGGCCGCGAACGGGAGACGGACCTGTTGCTGGCCGCCGTCGCCGCCGGCCGCGACGTGCTGCTCGAGGGTCCGCCCGGCACGTCGAAGTCCACCCTGCTGCGCTCGATCACCGCCGAGTGGGGCATCCCGCTGCTCTTCGTCGAGGGCAACGCCGACCTCACCCCCACCCGGCTGGTGGGGCACCACAACCCGGCCCGGGTGCTGCGCGAGGACTACACCGCGGACAACTTCGTCCCCGGTCCGCTGGTCGAGGCCATGCGCCAGGGCGGGTTCCTCTACGTCGAGGAGTTCAACCGGGCCCCCGAGGACACCTTGAACACCCTGCTCACCGCCATGGCCGAACGACGGATCACGGTGCCCACCGTGGGCACCGTCGACGCCGCACCCACCTTCCGGGTGGTCGCCTCGATGAACCCCTACGACGCGGTGGGGACGACGCGGATGCCCACCTCGGTGTCGGACCGGATGTGCCGGCTGGCCGTGGACTACCAGGACGCCGAGGCCGAACGCGGCATCGTCGGACGACGCACGGGGGTGGAGTCACCCCGGCTGGTCGCCGATGCCGTCGCGCTCACCCGGGCCACCCGCGAGCGGGACGACGTCCGGCAGGGCAGCTCGGTGCGCGGGGCGATCGACGTCGCCCTGGTCGCCGCCCAGCTCGCCGCCATGCGCGGGGTCCCGCTCCCGGACGAGCCGTCGGTGGCCCCGCCGCGCGGGTTGCCCGAGGACTACACGGCCGTGGTCTGGGACGCCGTGATGCTGGCGCTGTCGGGCCGGGTGCACCTGGACGAGATCGCCGAGCAGACCCCCGAAGGCGTGCTGCGGGAGATCTGGGAGGACCACTTCCTGCTGCAGCCGGCAGCCGCGGAGCCCGGTTGA
- a CDS encoding mycofactocin-coupled SDR family oxidoreductase, translating to MAGRVEGKVAFITGAARSQGRSHALRLAQEGADIIAVDVCAPIGSIGMYPPATDEDLAETVRQVEALDRRIVATKADVRDSAAMKAAVDDGVAQLGRLDIVLGNAGVFEIQPALEITDEAWREMIDINLTGVWNTCKVALPHLIEGGRGGSIVLTSSTAGLKGTPNTIHYTAAKHGVVGVMRTLANEFAQHSIRVNSVHPTGVDTVMIQNEKTWGLFAPGDPAPSREKAAPIFESTNALPVPWVEPVDISNAILFLVSDEARYITGVTLPVDAGYTVK from the coding sequence ATGGCAGGACGAGTAGAGGGCAAGGTCGCGTTCATCACCGGCGCGGCCCGGTCGCAGGGCCGCAGCCACGCGCTGCGGCTGGCGCAGGAGGGCGCGGACATCATCGCCGTCGACGTCTGCGCGCCGATCGGCTCGATCGGCATGTACCCGCCGGCCACCGACGAGGACCTGGCGGAGACCGTCCGGCAGGTCGAGGCGCTGGACCGGCGGATCGTGGCCACCAAGGCCGACGTCCGGGACTCCGCCGCGATGAAGGCCGCCGTCGACGACGGGGTCGCCCAGCTCGGGCGGCTGGACATCGTGCTCGGCAACGCCGGGGTCTTCGAGATCCAGCCCGCGCTGGAGATCACCGACGAGGCCTGGCGCGAGATGATCGACATCAACCTGACCGGGGTCTGGAACACCTGCAAGGTGGCCCTGCCGCACCTCATCGAGGGCGGCCGGGGCGGGTCGATCGTGCTCACCAGCTCCACGGCGGGCCTCAAGGGCACGCCGAACACGATCCACTACACGGCGGCCAAGCACGGCGTCGTCGGGGTCATGCGGACGCTGGCCAACGAGTTCGCCCAGCACTCGATCCGGGTCAACAGCGTGCACCCCACCGGGGTGGACACCGTGATGATCCAGAACGAGAAGACCTGGGGCCTGTTCGCACCGGGCGACCCGGCGCCGTCCCGGGAGAAGGCGGCGCCGATCTTCGAGTCGACGAACGCGCTGCCGGTCCCGTGGGTCGAGCCGGTCGACATCTCCAACGCGATCCTCTTCCTGGTCTCCGACGAGGCGCGGTACATCACCGGCGTGACCCTCCCGGTCGACGCCGGCTACACGGTCAAGTGA